TTTTTCTCTTTTTAATATCTCTGAAAAATCTTTTAAATTCTCACAAATTAAAGTTTCATTTTTATTTATCTTTTCCATATCTTTTAAACCATAACCTGTTTTTACAAGAACTGTCTTTAAATTTGATTTAAGACCAGCTCCTATGTCTGAGGCTTTATCTCCTATCATATATGATTTTTCTCTATCTATATTATATTTTTTTATTGCATCTTCTATCATTTTATTGTTAGGCTTTCTACATTCACAAACTTTTTTATATTCCCCTATACCATCTGGGTGATGAGGGCAACAATAAAATTCTGTAATCTCTGTTCCATTTTTCTTTAATATTTCATTCATATTATTGTTAAAAATGTTTAAGTCTTTCTCTGTAAAATAGCCCCTAGCTATACCTGATTGATTACTAACAACAATTAAAATATATCCTAAATTTTTAAATGTTTTCAAAGCCTCTATTGTACCTTCTTCAAAGACTAAATCTTCACTTTTATAAATATAATCTTTCTCAACATTTATCGTTCCATCTCTATCTAAAAAAATTGCTTTCTTCATTTTTATCTCCATAAAAATTAAATTGACATTATATTATATCATAAAGATAAAAATAAAGTATCTTTTATTTTTATTTTTTTATTAAATTTTTTAACAATAAAAAAGGAAATATTTTTATATAAAATAACACTCAAATATTTCCTAATCATTTTTAATTTTTTATTTAATTTTAACTTCTTTTTACAACTAAATATACAAAGATATCACTTTCTTTTAGTACTTTAACAGAAATTCTTACTTCCCCATCAAAATCTAAAACTTTTTTAAGAAGTGTATCAATATATTAATCAATAAAATCTTGCATTAATTCTTTTATTGTATCTTCAACTGATAAAATTTCTTTTATTGAACTAATACCTAGCCCAACAGAAATATAACCATTTTCTGTATCCCCATCAAGCATTCCTAATTTCATATTTCTTCCTCCACCTTGTTTCATAGCTAACTCTTCCCTAGTTGCACCTTTCTTATCCATTTCAACTAATTCAGTTGATAATTTTGTATGGATAGAACGATAAAAATAAGGTAATGTTCTAAAAATATCTAAATCTTCTGCTGTTGATTTAACTATTAGTTCTTTTATATTTGGTGCAGTTCTTGCTTCTATTGTTGTTAAAAATCTACTTCCTAAAAATACCCCTTCTGCACCTAAGGCAAAAGCAGCTCTAACTCCTCTTACATCTCCAATTCCTCCTGCTGCAACAATAGGAATATTTTTTACACTATCTACAATTAGAGGTACAATTGAAAAAGTTCCAATTTGATTTTCAGGTAATGTACCTCCTTCATCAAAACCTGTTGCAACATAAATATCTACTCCATTAGCTTCTGCCATTCTAGCATTCGCTATTGTAGGGGTTAATGGTCTAAAAATTATTTTTATATTATTATCTTTTAATTTTTTAAATGTATCCGTATAATCTACATTGTCTAATCCATTTACCAAAACAGCCTCAACTTTTTCTTTTATTACCATATCTAATATAGCTTCTGTAAAACTCATATCAGTATCCACTAATATAACTACTCCAAAAGGTTTATCTGTTAATTCTTTGGTTTTTCTAATTTCATTTCTCATTCTTTCAGTTGTTTCTATTATTGAAGTTGTTGCATTATATTGTCCAGCATTTGGACCTAAAATCCCTAATCCTCCTGCATTACTCACTGCTGAAACCAATTTAGCATCTGTAAGCCATGCCATAGGTCCTTGAATTATCGGATATTTTATATTTAATATTTCTGCTATACGATTTTTTCTCATTCTTTTTCTCCTTTAATTTTATTTGTATTTGATTTTACTTATATATTTATTATAATATATATATCTTATAATGCAAGTAGGCAAAAAATTATTACTTAGTATATAAAAGTAACTTATGAAAGGAAATAAAAATTTATGGAAAGAATATGTAAAAATATTACTAATGAAATTTTAGAACAAAATAAAGATATTTTTGGAGTTTTATATATACAAACTATATTAGCTGGAAAATGGAAAATTGCTATTCTATGGTTTCTTAAAGATAAAGCTCAAAGATATAATGAAATTAAAAAATTTTTAAAGACTGTTTCCCAAGCTGCCTTAACAAAACAATTAAGAGAATTAGAAAATGATAAAATTGTAAATAGAAAAATATATAATGAAATCCCTCCAAAAGTTGAGTATTCTCTAACAGAAAGAGGGAAACAATTAATTCCTATTTTATTGGAAATGAAAGATATTGGTGTTTCATTTTTAGATAAAGATTTTAAGGTATAACATATTTATTTTTTATACCCTAAGCTCTCTATCCAACTAATAATATTTTTTTCTGAGTTAGCTATTGAATTTCTTGATATTATTCTTCCATTATCACTAACTTTTGCTTTTGGTTCTAATTCTTTTATAGTTTCAACTGTTCCTGCAAAACCACTTCCACCATGTGTTCCAAATGGTATTACAGTTTTTCCTGATAAATCTACACTATCAAAAAATGTATATAAAATCATTGGCATATCTGCCCACCAGATTGGATAACCTACAAATATTGTGTCATATTTACTAACATCTACAATTTTACCAGCTATTTCAGGTCTAGCATTATTCTTTTGTTCTTCTTTTGCAAAATTTGTTAAATTTCTATGATTTGATATATCATAAGGAATTTTAGGTACTATTCTATAAATATCTGCTCCTGTATTTTCTTGAATTATCTTAGCCATGTACTCTGTGTTTCCTAAAACTTTTCCATTTATTACAACGGTACTATTTTCTCCCTCTTTATTTAGATTATTTGGGTCACTTCCTTCTGGTAAAGAAAAATATACAACCAAAATCTTACTTTTATTATTTCCTGCTGGTACAGCAAAAATTGTAGTTCCTATTAAAAAAAGTGATAAAATTACTAACAAATATTTTTTCATATTGATCAACTCCTTATAATTTTCTATAATAATTTAATTATATCTAATTTATTACCAATACAGAAGTCTAAAATAGTTATTGAGTTTATACTTTTAGTTATAGCTGATTATCATTTATTTCTTGTACTTCTTCTGTTGTCCATACAAAATTAGAAATTCTTTTTTCAAAATACCATTTACCATCAATTTTTACAAATTCATCAAAATAAGTAACCCCGTGTTTTGCTACTGTCTTTTTCCCATTTTCTTCACTTACCAAAGCAACTAAACAATATGAAGTTCCCTTTGCAGTTGTATCTGTTAATTCAGTTATAATTTGTTGCCCTCCTTGATGATACACATGTTTGAATGGGGCTAAAAATGCTGTAAATGCATCTTCAATTTCCTTTCTTCCATGCAAGTCAAAAGTCTTTTTTCCATCCATATAAACTTCTATCAAAGAATTTTCTGTAAATAATAATGTTTGTTCATGTACTGACTTTGTATCTGACAATGTTGAAAATATATCAACTAATTCCTTTAATTCAAATTTTGCTTCTAATTCTTTTAAATTCATATTTATCACTCCTATCTCTATTTATCTAAACCTTTTTCTTTTAACCATTGTTCCATTAAATCGGCTAACTGTTGATTATTTTTTTCTTGAATAAGAAAATGTGAATTTCCTTTAATTCCTATTTCAGGTAAATGAACCAATGTTGCATCTCCTCCATATTTATTTATTGTTGCAACAAACTGTTTAGCCATTTCAAATTCTGTTCCCCATTTATCTTCACCTGGATTATCTGAACCTACTTTAATATAATCACCATAGTATAGAACTATTGGTATTTTAGTTAATTTTTTAAATTCTTCTAATGGTACTGCCATTGCAGTAGCACTTAAAGGCTCAAATTTTGCTTTAATAATTTTAGGCATATCTGTTTCAGGAAACACAAATTCTGTTCCTCCTGGTTCATAAGCAACTATTGCTTTTACTTTATCAGTTCTTAAAACTGTTCTCCAACCAATAGTTCCTCCCATTGAATGTGTAACTAATATTGCTCCATCTAATTTATCAACTAATTGTGCTAGTACATCTGCATTCAAGTTATTATCCAAAGGACCTGAACCAACACTCCAACTTTTTTGGAAATTATCATAATTTTCTTGCCCAGCTGGAAATTGTGCATTAGGAACTGGATTGCCTTTTGCATCATAATGTCCTACACGAGAAAGTAAATAAAAAGTCTTGTCACTGTACATAGAGTTACTAACCCAAGGTGTTTCAGGTATA
This portion of the Fusobacterium simiae genome encodes:
- a CDS encoding alpha/beta hydrolase: MKLVKGLKSKISVLMLSFSLIVSATTIKPITIQEQGSFTVGGSYVTHDGVYSPKNFTSPEGQRAYGGFAYVSYQKPVNAKRYPLVFQHGGAQSKRTWESGPDGREGYNTIFLRKGYSVYLLDQPRSGESNLSTQAIIPETPWVSNSMYSDKTFYLLSRVGHYDAKGNPVPNAQFPAGQENYDNFQKSWSVGSGPLDNNLNADVLAQLVDKLDGAILVTHSMGGTIGWRTVLRTDKVKAIVAYEPGGTEFVFPETDMPKIIKAKFEPLSATAMAVPLEEFKKLTKIPIVLYYGDYIKVGSDNPGEDKWGTEFEMAKQFVATINKYGGDATLVHLPEIGIKGNSHFLIQEKNNQQLADLMEQWLKEKGLDK
- a CDS encoding winged helix-turn-helix transcriptional regulator yields the protein MERICKNITNEILEQNKDIFGVLYIQTILAGKWKIAILWFLKDKAQRYNEIKKFLKTVSQAALTKQLRELENDKIVNRKIYNEIPPKVEYSLTERGKQLIPILLEMKDIGVSFLDKDFKV
- a CDS encoding flavodoxin — translated: MKKYLLVILSLFLIGTTIFAVPAGNNKSKILVVYFSLPEGSDPNNLNKEGENSTVVINGKVLGNTEYMAKIIQENTGADIYRIVPKIPYDISNHRNLTNFAKEEQKNNARPEIAGKIVDVSKYDTIFVGYPIWWADMPMILYTFFDSVDLSGKTVIPFGTHGGSGFAGTVETIKELEPKAKVSDNGRIISRNSIANSEKNIISWIESLGYKK
- a CDS encoding nuclear transport factor 2 family protein, which translates into the protein MNLKELEAKFELKELVDIFSTLSDTKSVHEQTLLFTENSLIEVYMDGKKTFDLHGRKEIEDAFTAFLAPFKHVYHQGGQQIITELTDTTAKGTSYCLVALVSEENGKKTVAKHGVTYFDEFVKIDGKWYFEKRISNFVWTTEEVQEINDNQL
- a CDS encoding NAD(P)H-dependent flavin oxidoreductase, with product MRKNRIAEILNIKYPIIQGPMAWLTDAKLVSAVSNAGGLGILGPNAGQYNATTSIIETTERMRNEIRKTKELTDKPFGVVILVDTDMSFTEAILDMVIKEKVEAVLVNGLDNVDYTDTFKKLKDNNIKIIFRPLTPTIANARMAEANGVDIYVATGFDEGGTLPENQIGTFSIVPLIVDSVKNIPIVAAGGIGDVRGVRAAFALGAEGVFLGSRFLTTIEARTAPNIKELIVKSTAEDLDIFRTLPYFYRSIHTKLSTELVEMDKKGATREELAMKQGGGRNMKLGMLDGDTENGYISVGLGISSIKEILSVEDTIKELMQDFID